One genomic segment of Deltaproteobacteria bacterium includes these proteins:
- a CDS encoding YncE family protein, with product MTRTFQKRRRLRPFALLPLLLILLAASPSLAAIQMNFEVPSDDQKVSGIGPISGWAFSDTGAAVTVTVTVDNGMPATVPCCAERQDVANANGAFGLNSGFGQIFNFNILSSGNHTLVIKVQSGVGEEATQSHQVSVVKPGGFEFLTRLDLVFAGAEVKGGTEIEITKAHAVDKATLKDQEVTLRLAWQQNTQTLAIVKSEDTGSATPSFTATDPAGARSAVTVPAPGHANETATEIQLSFENPPADQAASGVGVLSGWTFSPNAGATYPPTVEFRVDGGEYKRLPCCQERQDVATAFPDQAAIALLSGFGSVFNFNTLSSDSHTIEVRTKDGTLATDDTEVMKSATHEVVVVKPGDFEFLDQFDLSEAEAVISGLSLIIDFVKVRDKATQQIKEVFLRYNWEPSCQCFVVQGDCGNGSVEPLEECDGDSFELDGEIQTCETLGFDPETTDKKLKCTLACMFDTTDCTGGPRVLVTNRIDNSVSFINTATNLVKTTIRVGKEPYGIVVSPTAPTAYVANFKSDTVSVIDTTTERVTHTIPLRTGNKNKGPQGIAVSPNGDKVYVANGFSNSVSIIDTQTKSVVGEISVGVGPQDVALTPDGARAYVTNFYSNSVSVIDIQTNTVIATIPVGKRPTGIATSPLADANLAYVANSLVKSSGTFPEGTIFAIDTTTNTTTGDAIGVSFVPVKVAFPPDGSKVYVANFLADAISIIDPTTKEILNGIQTADHPIGMVVTPNGRRLYIALYGDNGNSSFVQVASTLTNSDIADFIEVEKGPFGLAIVP from the coding sequence ATGACACGCACCTTTCAGAAACGACGCCGTTTGCGACCATTCGCTCTCCTTCCCTTGTTGCTCATCTTGCTGGCCGCGAGCCCGAGTCTCGCCGCAATTCAGATGAACTTCGAAGTGCCCTCAGACGATCAAAAAGTCAGCGGTATCGGTCCCATCTCCGGATGGGCCTTCTCGGACACCGGCGCGGCGGTGACAGTGACAGTGACAGTCGATAACGGCATGCCCGCCACTGTGCCCTGCTGCGCCGAACGACAAGACGTGGCCAACGCAAATGGCGCGTTCGGACTCAACAGCGGCTTCGGCCAGATCTTCAATTTCAATATTCTTTCGTCTGGCAACCATACCCTCGTCATTAAAGTCCAAAGCGGCGTCGGCGAAGAAGCCACGCAAAGCCACCAAGTCTCGGTCGTAAAACCTGGCGGGTTCGAGTTTTTGACCCGCTTGGACCTCGTTTTTGCCGGTGCAGAAGTCAAAGGCGGGACAGAAATCGAAATCACCAAAGCGCATGCTGTCGATAAGGCCACGCTGAAGGATCAAGAAGTCACGCTCCGGCTGGCGTGGCAACAGAACACGCAAACGCTCGCCATCGTGAAAAGCGAGGATACCGGGTCGGCCACACCCTCCTTCACCGCCACGGACCCAGCCGGCGCACGGTCAGCTGTGACCGTCCCCGCTCCGGGACACGCCAACGAAACCGCCACCGAGATCCAATTATCCTTCGAGAACCCGCCAGCGGATCAAGCGGCCAGCGGCGTCGGCGTGCTGTCCGGCTGGACTTTTTCTCCGAACGCAGGAGCGACGTATCCGCCCACCGTCGAATTCCGTGTCGATGGCGGCGAATATAAACGCCTGCCCTGTTGCCAGGAGCGACAGGACGTGGCCACCGCTTTCCCAGACCAGGCAGCCATTGCCCTCCTCAGCGGCTTCGGCTCGGTCTTTAACTTCAACACCTTAAGCAGCGACAGCCACACCATAGAAGTGCGCACGAAGGACGGCACCTTAGCCACGGATGACACCGAAGTCATGAAAAGCGCCACTCACGAGGTCGTCGTGGTCAAACCTGGAGATTTCGAGTTCCTCGATCAATTCGACCTCTCCGAGGCAGAGGCCGTCATCTCGGGACTCTCCCTCATCATCGACTTCGTGAAAGTTCGAGATAAAGCGACGCAGCAAATAAAAGAAGTGTTCCTTCGCTACAATTGGGAGCCGAGCTGTCAATGTTTCGTCGTGCAAGGCGACTGCGGGAACGGCAGCGTGGAGCCGCTGGAGGAATGTGACGGCGACTCATTCGAGCTCGATGGTGAGATTCAGACCTGTGAAACCCTTGGCTTCGACCCGGAGACCACCGACAAAAAGCTCAAATGCACCCTGGCTTGTATGTTCGACACCACGGACTGCACCGGCGGCCCGCGCGTACTCGTGACCAATCGCATCGATAACTCCGTTTCCTTCATCAATACCGCAACCAATCTAGTCAAAACCACGATTCGCGTTGGCAAAGAACCGTACGGCATTGTCGTCAGTCCGACTGCTCCCACCGCCTACGTCGCCAATTTTAAATCTGACACCGTCTCTGTGATCGATACCACGACGGAGCGAGTGACTCATACCATCCCCTTACGCACGGGGAACAAGAACAAAGGTCCCCAAGGCATCGCGGTGTCTCCAAACGGGGATAAAGTCTATGTTGCGAATGGTTTCTCTAATTCTGTGTCGATCATCGACACGCAGACGAAGAGTGTTGTGGGCGAAATTTCCGTCGGTGTGGGGCCACAGGATGTCGCGCTCACCCCCGACGGCGCACGCGCGTACGTGACCAATTTTTATAGCAATTCGGTCTCGGTGATCGATATACAGACCAACACGGTGATCGCCACCATCCCTGTCGGAAAGAGACCAACTGGCATCGCGACTTCTCCTCTCGCCGATGCCAATCTCGCGTACGTGGCCAATTCTCTAGTCAAGTCAAGCGGCACCTTTCCAGAGGGCACCATCTTTGCCATCGACACCACCACCAACACCACGACGGGAGACGCGATCGGGGTGAGCTTTGTTCCAGTCAAAGTCGCTTTTCCTCCAGATGGCAGCAAAGTGTATGTCGCCAATTTCCTGGCGGACGCGATCTCCATTATTGATCCCACCACCAAAGAAATCCTGAACGGTATCCAAACCGCCGATCACCCGATCGGCATGGTCGTGACGCCGAACGGCAGGCGACTCTACATCGCACTCTATGGAGACAACGGGAATAGCAGTTTCGTGCAGGTCGCCAGCACCCTGACGAACAGCGACATTGCCGATTTCATCGAAGTCGAAAAAGGCCCGTTCGGCTTGGCCATCGTGCCCTAA
- the lpxI gene encoding UDP-2,3-diacylglucosamine diphosphatase LpxI (LpxI, functionally equivalent to LpxH, replaces it in LPS biosynthesis in a minority of bacteria.), with protein sequence MSSPHTIRLGLIAGNSRFPLIFAEAAQADGTELVVVAHEGETPPEIGALVPHLTWVHVGELGKIIATFKTAGVTQVVMAGGIHKSGALTHIQPDERGLAFISRLPSFQDDVILRGIAQELESEGLLVVESTRFLASLLPQPGVLTRTTPTEQQWQDIAFGFRAARDIGRWDIGQSVIVKRGAVLAVEGIEGTNAAIRRGGKLGGPGTVVVKVSKPQQDLRFDVPAVGPETITVMQEVGATVLALEAGKTLMIDKTALLQRADAGGIAIVALTADHAGETTLASAEFSLRTETL encoded by the coding sequence GTGTCTTCTCCGCATACCATTCGGTTAGGATTGATTGCCGGGAACAGCCGCTTCCCGCTCATCTTCGCGGAAGCCGCCCAGGCGGACGGGACCGAGCTGGTCGTCGTCGCCCATGAAGGGGAGACTCCCCCGGAAATCGGCGCGCTCGTCCCCCATCTGACGTGGGTGCATGTCGGGGAATTGGGGAAAATCATCGCGACCTTCAAAACTGCCGGCGTCACGCAAGTCGTCATGGCGGGAGGCATTCATAAATCCGGCGCGTTGACGCATATTCAACCCGACGAGCGCGGTCTCGCTTTCATCAGCCGCCTGCCGAGTTTTCAAGACGACGTGATCTTACGCGGCATCGCCCAGGAGTTGGAAAGCGAAGGTCTGCTCGTCGTCGAATCCACCCGTTTTCTTGCCTCCCTACTGCCACAGCCCGGCGTGCTGACGCGCACCACGCCCACCGAGCAACAATGGCAGGATATCGCCTTTGGGTTTAGGGCGGCGCGCGATATCGGACGCTGGGATATCGGACAAAGCGTCATCGTGAAGCGCGGGGCCGTGTTAGCGGTCGAAGGCATAGAAGGCACCAATGCCGCGATCCGACGCGGCGGCAAACTCGGCGGCCCGGGGACCGTCGTGGTCAAAGTGAGCAAACCTCAACAAGACTTACGATTCGATGTTCCCGCAGTTGGACCGGAAACGATCACGGTCATGCAAGAAGTCGGCGCGACGGTCCTCGCCCTCGAAGCCGGCAAGACACTCATGATTGACAAAACAGCGCTTCTTCAGCGCGCTGACGCCGGCGGCATCGCCATTGTCGCCCTTACCGCGGACCACGCTGGAGAAACAACGCTGGCAAGCGCGGAATTCTCCCTCAGGACAGAGACACTATGA
- the lpxA gene encoding acyl-ACP--UDP-N-acetylglucosamine O-acyltransferase: MTAVSIHPSAVVDPHAQLDSGVQIGPYAVVGPHVRMGKETWVGPHAVIEGRTTIGVENRIFQFASVGAIPQDKKYRDEASELWIGDRNVIREFTTLNPGTAGGGMVTRIGNGNLIMAYAHVAHDCQLGDNIILANCATLGGHVSVEDYVGVGGLVGIHQFTRIGESAYLGAGSMVSLDVPPYCTAVGDRAHLRGLNIVGLKRRGWTSQQVSLAKKAYRILFLESTPLKEALETIRGLAPQSPEIVHLVEFMAASTRGLCRPRGKNIAEEEPA; the protein is encoded by the coding sequence GTGACCGCTGTCAGCATCCATCCTTCCGCCGTCGTCGACCCGCACGCGCAACTCGATAGCGGCGTACAGATCGGCCCCTATGCCGTGGTCGGCCCTCATGTCCGCATGGGCAAGGAGACGTGGGTTGGCCCGCACGCCGTCATCGAGGGACGCACGACTATTGGAGTCGAGAACCGCATCTTCCAGTTCGCCAGCGTCGGGGCGATCCCGCAAGATAAAAAATACCGCGATGAGGCCAGCGAACTGTGGATCGGAGATCGCAACGTCATTCGTGAGTTTACGACCTTAAACCCTGGCACTGCCGGCGGCGGGATGGTGACACGCATCGGCAACGGCAATCTGATCATGGCGTATGCCCATGTCGCCCACGACTGCCAGCTTGGCGACAACATCATCCTAGCGAACTGCGCGACGCTCGGAGGACATGTCAGCGTGGAAGATTACGTCGGTGTCGGCGGCCTCGTCGGCATTCATCAGTTCACCCGCATCGGGGAATCTGCCTACCTGGGTGCCGGGTCCATGGTTTCCCTCGATGTTCCTCCCTATTGCACGGCAGTCGGCGACCGCGCGCACCTGCGCGGCCTGAATATCGTCGGCCTCAAACGACGTGGATGGACCAGCCAGCAAGTTTCTCTGGCGAAGAAAGCCTACCGGATTCTGTTCCTGGAAAGCACGCCGCTCAAAGAGGCGCTAGAAACGATTCGTGGCCTCGCTCCACAATCGCCGGAGATCGTGCATCTTGTGGAATTCATGGCGGCTTCGACACGTGGGCTCTGTCGCCCTCGCGGGAAAAACATTGCCGAAGAGGAGCCGGCGTAA
- the fabZ gene encoding 3-hydroxyacyl-ACP dehydratase FabZ codes for MPKDTLAVAAILPHRYPFLLVDRVLELEPGRRILALKNVTVNEPFFTGHFPDRPLMPGVLLCEAVVQAGGILAHASATPTEVATGKTLAMLTALDRVRFRQQVTPGDQLYLAVEAVRRRGLFWKMRGVARVADKIAAELEFTFVFDTERSEEERA; via the coding sequence ATGCCGAAAGACACATTGGCAGTGGCGGCGATCTTGCCGCATCGCTACCCGTTCTTGCTGGTCGATCGCGTGCTTGAGCTTGAACCAGGGCGGCGCATTCTGGCGCTCAAAAACGTGACGGTCAACGAGCCTTTCTTTACCGGCCATTTTCCGGATCGCCCCCTCATGCCCGGCGTCCTCCTGTGTGAAGCCGTCGTGCAAGCCGGCGGCATCTTAGCGCACGCGTCCGCCACTCCTACCGAGGTAGCAACCGGCAAAACCTTAGCGATGCTTACTGCCTTAGATCGCGTTCGTTTTCGTCAGCAAGTCACGCCAGGCGATCAATTGTATCTGGCGGTCGAGGCCGTGCGCCGGCGCGGATTATTCTGGAAAATGCGCGGTGTGGCTCGCGTTGCCGACAAGATCGCGGCGGAACTAGAGTTTACCTTCGTCTTCGACACCGAGCGCTCAGAGGAGGAGCGTGCGTGA
- a CDS encoding OmpH family outer membrane protein, which produces MRKTLGSILMAGLLCSPALTWAEDLKIGYVDLQKALNESESGKKAKDKFKLEVDRMEQSLEKRKQEVEKLKDELEKKGLLLKDEERGSLESDYRQKLRDFERQYKDSQQELQIKDREMTGRILEELRQVIQSMGEQGSYTVILEGNNTVVLYGSRAIDLTDTVIKSYDAKGPTASAK; this is translated from the coding sequence ATGCGTAAAACACTTGGCTCTATATTAATGGCTGGCCTGTTGTGCAGTCCCGCCCTAACCTGGGCTGAAGACTTGAAGATCGGGTATGTAGATCTCCAAAAAGCCCTGAACGAGTCCGAGTCCGGCAAAAAAGCGAAGGACAAATTCAAGTTGGAAGTTGACCGCATGGAGCAAAGCCTGGAGAAACGCAAACAGGAAGTCGAAAAGCTCAAAGACGAGCTGGAAAAAAAGGGCCTGCTGCTGAAAGACGAAGAACGTGGTTCGCTGGAAAGCGATTATCGCCAAAAACTCCGCGACTTCGAACGGCAGTACAAAGATTCTCAGCAAGAGCTACAAATCAAAGATCGGGAAATGACCGGGCGGATTCTCGAAGAACTTCGGCAAGTGATTCAGTCGATGGGCGAGCAAGGCAGCTACACGGTCATCCTCGAAGGCAATAACACGGTCGTTCTCTATGGCTCCAGGGCCATCGACCTAACCGATACCGTGATCAAGAGCTATGACGCCAAGGGTCCGACAGCGTCCGCCAAATAA
- the bamA gene encoding outer membrane protein assembly factor BamA, translating to MKRTIRAAMLIFFLTVQTQAAAQDAALSAPPSPPPTASTEKVLSEVKVGGNDRVEEEAIRVYLTNRPGEPFNPDAADKDIRAIYKMGFFKDVEVRLTEENGKTTLTYWVTERPLIREVRTEGHKGLSKEELENALKVHPRTILNPLKIRTGMENAKKEYEKKGFLDADITYRTEEVGAGEVVLTFSVSENDKIRVQEVLFEGNKAFTSSELAGILSTRRKNMLSRFLNTGVLNRDVLKTDVERLTAWYYDNGYINVRIDEPKVDRKDEGIYITMRIDEGEQFNMGDVSFSGEIPGGEEAAKLRVGLVKGTIFKASLLRDDVFRLTGFFSDQGYAFVNVEPETAVEQEKKIVNIIYRVDKGPEVFIDKIEVAGNTKTRDKVIRRQLRIPEQSLFTASGLQLSKERVQRLGFFEDVNITTQRGTRNDLLNVLVDVKEAQTGAFSIGAGFNSSTSIVANARVQESNLMGRGQQMTVGVSLGTIYRNSLISFMDPYVWDTPLGLGVDLSDWQFAFEDFDRSGTGGSVRASYPFTALGLESLWGYGLEDVRLGLQYQFERSRISNFDTITPASIRAEQGSKLTGTISPSLSRNTLNHPIDPTNGSMQNLSFGYAGLGGDTDYKKAELEARFFLPVYRSPRWGQFTWMTGGFFGYGLGDISFRERGPIGTQSEEILNDDLPLFDRYFPGGINSIRGFGERSLGPREKVIVSITDPSAPGGRSLKTYHRPIGGSEQLVLNNELNFPIVQQLNLKGVIFTDIGNAFTRKQGIDVNDFRYSVGAGIRWRSPFGPIRIEMGRALNAKNDERTSTVHFSFGGFGGQGGGNRYYSPY from the coding sequence ATGAAACGCACAATTCGGGCGGCGATGTTGATTTTCTTCTTGACCGTCCAGACCCAGGCAGCGGCCCAAGATGCCGCTCTTTCCGCACCTCCTTCGCCGCCTCCGACCGCTTCCACCGAGAAGGTGCTCTCCGAAGTCAAAGTCGGCGGCAATGATCGCGTCGAAGAAGAAGCGATCCGCGTCTATTTGACCAACCGCCCGGGAGAACCCTTCAACCCCGATGCCGCAGATAAAGACATCCGCGCGATCTACAAAATGGGGTTCTTCAAGGACGTGGAAGTTCGCCTCACCGAAGAGAACGGGAAAACCACCCTCACCTACTGGGTGACCGAACGCCCGTTGATCCGAGAAGTGCGTACCGAAGGCCACAAAGGGCTTTCCAAAGAGGAGTTGGAAAACGCCCTGAAAGTCCATCCCCGCACTATCCTCAACCCGCTAAAAATTCGCACGGGTATGGAAAATGCCAAGAAAGAGTACGAAAAGAAAGGGTTCCTCGATGCGGATATTACCTATCGCACCGAAGAGGTGGGCGCCGGGGAAGTCGTCTTGACGTTCTCGGTCAGCGAAAACGACAAAATCCGCGTCCAGGAAGTCCTCTTCGAGGGCAACAAAGCCTTCACCAGTAGCGAACTCGCCGGAATCCTTTCCACTCGTCGGAAGAATATGCTGTCGCGATTCCTCAACACCGGCGTCCTCAATCGCGACGTCTTGAAAACCGATGTCGAACGCCTCACCGCTTGGTACTACGACAACGGCTACATCAACGTCCGCATCGATGAACCCAAGGTCGATCGCAAAGACGAAGGGATCTACATCACCATGCGCATCGACGAGGGTGAACAATTCAACATGGGCGATGTGTCGTTTAGCGGCGAAATCCCTGGCGGAGAAGAAGCGGCCAAGCTACGCGTAGGGCTAGTGAAAGGAACGATCTTTAAGGCCAGTCTGTTGCGAGATGACGTGTTTCGCCTCACCGGATTCTTCAGCGACCAAGGCTACGCGTTCGTCAACGTGGAGCCGGAAACTGCCGTCGAGCAGGAAAAGAAGATCGTGAATATCATCTACCGCGTCGATAAAGGACCGGAGGTCTTTATCGATAAGATCGAAGTGGCCGGTAACACCAAAACCCGCGACAAGGTCATTCGCCGCCAATTACGGATTCCAGAACAAAGTCTGTTCACCGCTAGCGGGTTGCAGCTCAGCAAAGAGCGCGTGCAGCGCCTGGGCTTCTTCGAGGATGTGAACATCACCACCCAACGCGGTACGCGCAATGACCTGTTGAATGTCCTCGTCGATGTTAAAGAAGCCCAGACTGGCGCGTTCAGCATCGGCGCCGGCTTTAACTCCTCCACCAGCATCGTCGCCAACGCGCGCGTGCAAGAAAGCAACCTCATGGGACGCGGTCAGCAAATGACCGTCGGCGTCAGCCTCGGCACGATCTATAGAAACTCCCTCATCAGTTTCATGGACCCATACGTGTGGGATACGCCGCTCGGCTTGGGGGTGGACTTATCCGATTGGCAATTCGCGTTCGAAGATTTCGACCGCTCCGGCACTGGGGGGAGCGTTCGCGCGTCTTACCCATTCACCGCGTTGGGGTTGGAATCGCTCTGGGGGTACGGCCTCGAAGATGTCCGTCTCGGCTTACAATATCAATTCGAGCGGTCGCGGATCAGTAACTTCGATACTATTACCCCGGCCTCGATTCGAGCAGAGCAGGGGTCGAAACTGACGGGAACTATTTCCCCTTCGCTTTCGCGCAATACGCTGAATCATCCGATCGACCCCACCAACGGCTCCATGCAGAACTTATCTTTCGGCTACGCGGGCCTCGGCGGCGACACCGACTATAAGAAAGCCGAACTCGAGGCGCGGTTCTTTCTCCCGGTCTACCGCAGCCCGCGCTGGGGGCAGTTCACGTGGATGACCGGCGGGTTCTTCGGCTACGGCCTCGGCGATATCAGCTTCCGGGAACGCGGTCCCATTGGCACCCAAAGCGAAGAAATTCTGAACGACGACTTACCGCTCTTCGACCGCTATTTCCCCGGCGGCATCAACTCCATTCGCGGGTTTGGCGAGCGCAGCCTCGGGCCGCGGGAGAAGGTCATCGTGAGTATTACCGACCCGAGCGCGCCCGGGGGACGGAGCCTTAAAACCTACCACCGACCCATTGGTGGCAGCGAACAACTCGTATTGAATAACGAATTGAACTTTCCCATCGTCCAGCAACTTAATTTGAAGGGCGTGATATTCACCGACATCGGGAATGCTTTTACACGTAAACAAGGTATCGATGTAAATGACTTTCGCTATTCTGTCGGTGCGGGAATTCGTTGGCGCTCCCCGTTCGGACCGATCCGTATCGAAATGGGGCGTGCCTTGAACGCGAAGAACGACGAGCGCACCAGCACGGTACACTTCTCGTTCGGCGGCTTTGGCGGCCAAGGCGGCGGGAACCGCTACTACTCGCCCTATTAA
- a CDS encoding ABC transporter ATP-binding protein: MQDRCSTTAASVSIEEGRVTEFLIEAKGLNKHYGEEGREIHVLNGLDLDVRTTERIAIVGESGVGKSTLLHILGMLDQPDAGHVFLHGHDLFSLPELDRDKLRNREIGFIFQFHHLLPDFTAWENVTMPGLIAGLSWTEARHNAEAMLVEVGLASRLTHRPGELSGGEQQRVAVARALVMKPRVILADEPTGNLDPVTGESILRLLLDLNRQLGITMAVVTHSEKLAAAMDRTLRLTNGKLTEISR, translated from the coding sequence ATGCAGGACCGATGCAGTACGACTGCCGCCTCGGTCTCTATCGAAGAGGGCAGAGTGACTGAATTCCTGATCGAAGCCAAAGGTCTTAACAAGCACTATGGCGAAGAAGGCCGCGAAATTCACGTGCTGAACGGCTTGGACCTCGATGTCCGGACAACGGAACGCATCGCCATCGTGGGCGAGTCGGGGGTCGGAAAAAGCACACTCTTACATATTCTCGGGATGCTGGATCAGCCGGACGCCGGGCACGTGTTCTTGCATGGGCACGATTTATTTTCCCTGCCCGAGCTGGACCGCGACAAACTCCGCAACCGCGAGATCGGATTCATTTTTCAATTCCACCATCTCTTGCCGGACTTCACGGCCTGGGAAAACGTCACTATGCCGGGGCTCATCGCCGGGTTGAGCTGGACCGAGGCACGACACAATGCCGAGGCGATGCTCGTCGAAGTGGGGCTCGCCAGTCGCTTGACGCATCGCCCGGGAGAACTCTCCGGCGGTGAACAGCAACGGGTCGCAGTCGCGCGCGCCTTGGTCATGAAGCCGCGCGTAATTCTCGCCGACGAACCCACGGGCAACCTCGATCCAGTCACGGGCGAGAGCATTCTGCGGCTGCTCCTCGACCTCAATCGCCAACTCGGCATCACCATGGCCGTCGTCACCCATAGCGAGAAGCTCGCGGCAGCCATGGATCGCACCCTACGCTTAACGAACGGAAAACTTACGGAAATCTCCCGGTGA
- a CDS encoding lipoprotein-releasing ABC transporter permease subunit, whose product MNYELFISLRYLRAKRREGFISLITIIATVGVLLGVMTLNIVLSVMTGFEEDLRSRILGFNPHIVVTSLSGALGNYQQAVEKTRHVPGVVAAAPFIYGQVMVSSRQSVSGVLVRGLDPTQASAVVDIATHLKEGTLVGLGQAQTVVTQDGNEARTSTLTGVIIGQALARQLGLLIGDPINVVSPLNSTPGPLGITPRVKRFVIVGIFDSGMYNYDEGLMLMALADAQSFFGLSERVTGIEARVEDVYDAQQVARRLENLLGFPYKARDWTEINRNIFSALALEKIVYFIVLLLIVLVAAFNIVATLIMVVMEKRKDIAVLKSMGAASQSIKRIFIYKGAIIGSVGTFLGTILGYTGCWLLERYHFIELPPDVFYTPTLPVKIYLSNFLLVGAASIVICLLATIYPARKAAQLPPVEVLRYE is encoded by the coding sequence GTGAATTACGAACTTTTCATCAGCCTCCGCTACCTGCGCGCTAAACGCCGCGAAGGGTTCATCTCTCTCATCACGATTATCGCCACGGTTGGCGTGTTGCTCGGCGTCATGACGTTGAACATCGTCTTGTCGGTCATGACCGGCTTCGAGGAAGATCTCCGCAGCCGCATTTTAGGCTTCAACCCGCATATCGTGGTCACCAGCTTGAGCGGCGCACTCGGCAATTACCAACAAGCCGTGGAAAAAACCCGCCACGTCCCGGGGGTCGTGGCCGCCGCGCCCTTCATCTACGGGCAAGTCATGGTGTCCTCACGCCAGAGTGTCTCAGGCGTGTTGGTGCGCGGGTTGGACCCTACCCAAGCAAGTGCGGTCGTCGATATCGCCACACACCTCAAGGAAGGCACGCTGGTGGGACTAGGGCAGGCGCAGACCGTGGTGACGCAAGATGGCAACGAAGCCCGTACCTCCACCCTCACCGGGGTCATCATCGGCCAAGCCTTGGCCCGTCAACTTGGTCTGCTTATTGGCGACCCGATCAATGTCGTTTCCCCACTCAACTCTACCCCCGGCCCGCTGGGCATCACGCCCAGGGTCAAACGCTTCGTCATTGTCGGCATCTTCGATTCGGGCATGTACAATTACGATGAAGGGCTCATGCTCATGGCCCTCGCCGATGCGCAGAGTTTTTTCGGCCTTAGCGAAAGGGTCACCGGGATCGAAGCCCGTGTCGAGGATGTGTATGACGCGCAACAGGTCGCCCGTCGTCTGGAAAATCTGCTGGGCTTTCCCTACAAAGCACGCGACTGGACGGAAATTAACCGGAACATTTTTTCGGCCTTGGCCTTGGAAAAGATCGTCTATTTCATCGTGCTGCTGTTGATCGTTCTGGTCGCCGCCTTCAATATCGTGGCTACGCTCATTATGGTGGTAATGGAAAAACGAAAAGATATCGCCGTCCTCAAATCGATGGGCGCCGCGAGCCAGTCAATCAAGCGAATCTTTATCTACAAGGGAGCGATCATCGGCTCTGTCGGTACGTTTCTGGGCACCATCTTGGGGTACACAGGCTGTTGGCTGTTAGAGCGCTACCACTTCATCGAACTCCCCCCGGACGTTTTTTACACTCCTACCCTCCCGGTCAAGATCTATCTCAGCAACTTTCTTCTTGTTGGGGCAGCTTCGATCGTGATTTGTTTGCTGGCCACGATTTATCCAGCGCGGAAGGCTGCCCAATTGCCCCCGGTGGAAGTCTTACGGTATGAGTAG
- the selD gene encoding selenide, water dikinase SelD — MLSGLPRSQHPDLLVGFETSDDAGVFRLREDLAIINTVDFFTPVVDDPYTYGQISATNSLSDVYAMGGVPKTAMNIVCFPQSGLDKEILRDILLGGGDKATEAGVVVVGGHSVADDEIKYGMAVTGIIDPRYIRRNVGARIGDVLILTKPLGTGILTTALKRGHLTEEEYGAAVVSMSTLNAKAAAIMQQYTVHACTDVTGFSLMGHSYEMASGSDVTLAIRATALPILPGAQRLATEGYITGGCKRNRTYLADKVQVRPAVAQDVNEVAFDPQTSGGLLIAVPEKEAVDLARHLLEEGVLAAAIIGEAVAHQEAWVELR; from the coding sequence GTGTTGAGCGGGCTGCCCCGCTCCCAGCATCCAGACCTGCTCGTCGGCTTTGAGACTTCCGACGACGCCGGCGTGTTCCGCCTGCGCGAGGATTTGGCGATCATCAATACCGTCGATTTTTTCACTCCAGTGGTCGACGATCCTTACACCTATGGGCAGATCTCAGCGACCAATTCGCTCAGCGATGTGTATGCCATGGGCGGAGTACCGAAAACCGCGATGAATATCGTCTGCTTTCCCCAAAGCGGGCTCGACAAAGAGATCCTGCGGGACATTTTGCTGGGCGGCGGGGACAAAGCCACGGAAGCCGGCGTCGTTGTGGTCGGTGGGCATTCGGTTGCCGATGACGAGATCAAATACGGCATGGCGGTCACCGGCATCATCGATCCGCGTTATATTCGCCGCAACGTCGGCGCTCGCATCGGCGATGTCCTGATTCTGACCAAGCCTCTGGGCACGGGAATTCTGACGACGGCCTTGAAGAGGGGACACCTGACTGAAGAAGAGTACGGTGCCGCAGTGGTTTCCATGTCCACCTTGAACGCCAAAGCTGCGGCCATCATGCAGCAGTATACGGTTCACGCGTGCACGGATGTCACCGGCTTTAGCCTCATGGGGCACAGTTATGAAATGGCCAGCGGCAGCGACGTGACCCTTGCCATTCGGGCGACAGCCCTGCCAATCCTGCCAGGAGCGCAGCGACTGGCGACGGAAGGGTACATCACCGGCGGCTGCAAACGGAATCGCACCTATCTGGCGGATAAAGTGCAGGTGCGCCCGGCGGTCGCCCAAGATGTGAACGAAGTCGCGTTCGATCCCCAAACCTCGGGTGGGCTGCTGATTGCCGTGCCGGAAAAGGAAGCGGTAGATCTCGCACGGCACTTGCTGGAAGAAGGCGTTCTCGCGGCGGCCATTATCGGCGAGGCGGTGGCGCATCAAGAAGCGTGGGTAGAACTCCGCTAA